Proteins from one Panicum virgatum strain AP13 chromosome 7K, P.virgatum_v5, whole genome shotgun sequence genomic window:
- the LOC120640263 gene encoding uncharacterized protein LOC120640263, with translation MSPTPLAMQMCFSRGSIHVTKHFPEQYLVLFSNHHDRQRVLDRTTINNRGRCFSFAPWSEQRHGSVVRWEFRVRLRIEGSPVHAWNEGVAALVIGSQCAIHYVEGKTRRRERTRTYGLWAWCVNPSNIAKEGWHTVTDPDREMDGRRQEVEVHYEEPSGFKFGITYKLFIHLDVVEDLSFIQGPGGDPNRKTRRVFDWQYGVPDSLGERRERPRGRQEDRGTTPRRRDDDDNDDYHRGTRRHRSSHAWERVSRCRGAVEDCYSTSRHLGHRSGGVYPHHSRPSLAGWGSDAWDSGLRRLTNTRKFIYKPKKCSSSKKVSFACPLVQTMGHPTKEARILEMLSEAEGLQGGWQASLVAAQEEPMEAEADVLEEGEIQRGEVALETVEEVPFAARNPLPSNTQVVQQVSEIENKLVNGAIVTTSPEDNEINDLSSFINYISCALLFLYCTHHHVLIICNQMMITQVGCNISAQKHQRHRGKAPG, from the exons ATGTCTCCGACGCCCCTTGCGATGCAGATGTGCTTTAGCCGCGGTAGCATTCATGTGACGAAGCACTTCCCGGAGCAGTACCTGGTGCTGTTCTCCAACCACCACGACAGGCAGCGTGTGCTGGACCGAACCACCATCAACAACAGAGGTCGCTGCTTCAGCTTTGCGCCATGGTCTGAGCAGAGGCATGGCTCAGTGGTGCGCTGGGAGTTCCGTGTGCGGCTGCGGATCGAGGGGAGTCCTGTCCATGCCTGGAAtgagggggtggcggcgctggtcaTTGGCAGCCAGTGCGCCATCCACTATGTCGAGGGGAAGACTCGTCGCCGGGAGCGTACGAGAACGTACGGCCTCTGGGCGTGGTGTGTCAACCCATCCAACATCGCCAAAGAGGGATGGCATACGGTGACTGATCCTGACAGGGAGATGGACGGCAGGCGACAGGAGGTGGAGGTGCACTATGAGGAACCAAGTGGTTTCAAGTTCGGCATAACCTACAAGTTGTTCATCCATCTGGATGTGGTGGAGGACCTCTCCTTCATCCAGGGCCCGGGAGGGGACCCAAACAGGAAGACACGTCGCGTCTTCGACTGGCAATATGGCGTTCCAGATTCCCTTGGCGAGCGGAGGGAGCGACCCAGAGGCCGTCAGGAAGACAGAGGCACCACCCCTAGAAGAAGGGACGATGACGACAACGATGACTACCACCGCGGCACTCGCCGCCACCGTAGCAGTCATGCTTGGGAGAGGGTGTCACGGTGCCGGGGAGCGGTGGAGGACTGCTACTCCACCTCTCGTCACCTGGGACACCGCAGCGGTGGTGTCTACCCACATCATAGCAGGCCCTCCCTTGCTGGCTGGGGGAGTGATGCCTGGGACAGCGGTCTGCGTCGCCTCACCAACACAAGGAAGTTcatctacaagcccaagaagTGCTCCTCCAGCAAGAAGGTCTCCTTTGCATGCCCTCTAGTTCAGACAATGG GACATCCCACCAAGGAGGCCAGGATCCTGGAGATGCTCAGCGAGGCAGAGGGACTGCAAGGTGGCTGGCAAGCTTCACTTGTTGCTGCTCAAGAAGAGCCAATGGAAGCTGAGGCAGATGTGCTGGAAGAGGGTGAGATACAGAGGGGAGAAGTGGCATTGGAGACAGTAGAAGAAGTTCCGTTTGCAGCCAGGAACCCCCTCCCCAGCAATACTCAGGTTGTCCAGCAGGTTAGTGAAATagaaaataaattagttaatggTGCTATTGTTACAACAAGTCCTGAAGATAATGAGATTAATGACCTGTCTTCTTTTATTAACTACATTTCGTGCGCCCTCCTGTTCCTGTACTGCACACACCACCACGTGTTAATAATTTGCAACCAGATGATGATCACTCAAGTAGGGTGCAACATATCAGCACAGAAACACCAACGGCACAGAGGAAAAGCACCAGGCTAG